From a single Capsicum annuum cultivar UCD-10X-F1 chromosome 12, UCD10Xv1.1, whole genome shotgun sequence genomic region:
- the LOC107870484 gene encoding protein RSI-1, with protein MAKRGYNASFLLILSMFLILLTFSNVVEGYNKLRPRDCKPRCTYRCSATSHRKPCMFFCQKCCATCLCVPKGTYGNKASCPCYNNWKTQEGKPKCP; from the exons atggcAAAGAGGGGTTACAATGCTAGCTTCTTGTTGATCCTCTCAATGTTCTTGATTTTGCTCACTTTCTCCAATGTGGTTGag GGTTACAACAAGCTTCGACCAAGag ATTGCAAGCCAAGATGTACTTATAGATGCTCAGCAACATCACACAGGAAGCCATGTATGTTCTTTTGTCAAAAATGTTGTGCAACATGTTTATGTGTACCTAAAGGAACCTATGGCAACAAAGCATCATGCCCTTGTTACAACAATTGGAAGACTCAAGAAGGaaaaccaaaatgcccttaa